TTCGATCTGACGACACCTGTTCGAATCCAAGTTGCGATGCCGACAGAGATATAGTTGTATGAATCTAACTCGGACAGCCACACTTATCTCTCAAAATCCAGATGGAGAGATAAGATTAACCCTGATTACTAACACTAGTCAGGGTATTTTTTATCTTGCGATGTGTCAAAGAGTTAGGGGAATATTCTGCATGTCATTGCGAGGAGTCCGCCTAGGCGGACGACGAAGCAATCTTTTTCGTATAAAATAGCCAGATAAATCTCACTAGCCTATCTCTTTATCTCCGAATTGCCTCGTAGTTAATGCTCGCTAGTTAATGGCATTATCGGCTGTATTTCGAATAATTTGAGTGATATTTAAGGCATTAACTTTGAGGAGCAATTATCTCTCTTTATCTCTAATTCGTTATAATGTATAATAAGAGTCTCAGATTGTTTGTCTGAGAGCACCATAGTGATTGTCGCTAATGATAATGCTGCATCTATTGTGGGTAAGAATAATTCTGGCAAGACATCGTTATTCTGTATTTTTAATATTTTTCTGTCTGAATCCGGAAGAAGTTTTTCGTTTGAGGATTTTTCGTTAGCTTGCCATTGTGGCTTTATTAAAGCGTATAAGCGTTATGAATCAATCACTGATGAGAATAAGGAGCAGAAGATACCGGAGGTTAGGGAGGAGGAAGTTAATTTATTGACAGATAATCGGATAAGGTCAGGATAGGCTGATTTCCTAGAAAACAAATGACTGCCAGGAAGAAAAAACCTAAATAAATAACCCGGTTATTATTTCTTTTTATGACTAATACAGTATTTTGATTTTCCAGCTGCAAGACTTTTGCATTTCTTGCCCGCTTTTGTTTTAGCAGGACATTTTGCCTTTTTTGTTTTTGCCATGTCGCCCCCTTTTTTTAGTTAACCAGTTAAGTCCAATGTTTTTACTATAGCACAGCTGGTTTTTTAAGTAAAGGTTTTATATTTGTCAAGGTTTAGCTGTTATATAATGACTATTGGGGCCTTCGGGATTCAGAGAGGATATAATACCCAATATTTGCACGGGGAGGGTTTTTTATAGATAGGCCAAAATAGGTGAGCAGAGAACACGTTTAAGCTGGGAAAAGCTAACCCAGAAAGAAAGGAGGATCATCTTTAAATAGTTGATATTTTAAGGCATATAATATGGCTTGCGGTAATAATTTTTTGTAGATAAATTAGGAGAAAAATGGAGGTGTAAAATGGAAGAAAAACAGATAGGGGTTGTGGATCATTTTTTCGGAAATATCAGCGTTAGTATGATCAAACTGACAGATGTATTGAAGGTGGGCGATAAAATACGCATAAAGGGTACTACAACTGACCTTGTGCAGGATGTGAGTTCTATGCAGATTGACCGCGTCCCTGCCGAAGAAGCAAAAGCAGGTGACCTTATCAGTATAAAGGTCGAGCAAAAGGCCCGTAAAGACGATGCTGTTTATAAAGTTTAATATTTTTAGGGAAGACAGCCAATGATCGATAACAAACACAAAGACCCTCTTCACGGCGTTACCCTTGAAATGATCCTCACGCATCTAGTTGAAAAATACGGGTGGGAAGGTATGTCCCGAAGAATCAGGATAAACTGCTTCGCAAAAAACCCGAGCATTAAGTCTAGCCTGGTGTTTTTGAGGCGAACCTCATGGGCCAGAAAAAAAGTGGAATGGTTATACTTAACTGAAGTAAGGTCCGCAACGCATTAAATAATGTGGTTGGAAAAGACTATTCGCTGAAAGATCTCTTTATCTATTGAAACTATGAAAACATTATTACAGCTTACTAATATACATAAAGCTTATGGGGCGCAGATCATCTTGGATGCTTTCTCCGTGACAATCTCCGAAAATCAGAAGATCGGCGTCATCGGCCGTAATGGCGCAGGTAAGACGACGATGTGCAGGATCATCACTGGCCATGAAGTTCCTGATGATGGAACGGTTCAGAAGAGCAAGCGCTTTCGTCTGGCCTACCTTGAGCAGCATGATCCCTACAGGCTCGACGAAACAGTAATCTCTTTTTTGTCGCGCTATACGGAAAAAGAGGAATGGCAGTGCGGCAAAGTAGCTGCCCGCTTTCAACTGAAGAACGAATTGCTTGAAACCCTAATAGGTACTCTTTCGGGCGGTTTCAGAACGCGTGTGAAACTTGTGGCGATGCTTCTAAAAGACCCTAATATCCTCATTCTGGATGAACCCACAAATTATCTTGACCTGAAGACGCTGATTTTGCTCGAAGAGTTCCTGCAGGATTATCGCGGGGGCTTCCTGATCGTTTCGCACGACAGGGAGTTCCTCAAGAAAACGTGCAAAGAGACCCTGGAGATAGAGAACGGTTCGTGCGCCCTATATCCTGGTACCGTCGACGAATATCTGCTTTTCAAGGAAGAACAGGGGCGGCTGATTGACTGCCATAACAAGAATGTCGAGACCAAAAGAAAACAATTACAGGCGTTTG
The genomic region above belongs to Candidatus Gorgyraea atricola and contains:
- a CDS encoding translation elongation factor-like protein, yielding MEEKQIGVVDHFFGNISVSMIKLTDVLKVGDKIRIKGTTTDLVQDVSSMQIDRVPAEEAKAGDLISIKVEQKARKDDAVYKV
- a CDS encoding VF530 family protein gives rise to the protein MIDNKHKDPLHGVTLEMILTHLVEKYGWEGMSRRIRINCFAKNPSIKSSLVFLRRTSWARKKVEWLYLTEVRSATH